In Helicobacter bilis, a genomic segment contains:
- the abc-f gene encoding ribosomal protection-like ABC-F family protein, giving the protein MALLSLNEISKQYDTKLLLKETHFSVDTHEKVAIIGKNGCGKSTLLQIIEGKIAQDSGQRIVKNDIEILSLPQHISFNPNHSVTEVLENSLYNLKQSHKRLQEIMQQEDFANNALLSTEYNMLHSYIDRHDGWDLDLKVKNIMHSFGLECFADRLAITLSGGEQKRIMLASILIKSADIIILDEPTNHLDVDMVAFLENYLKNMQASIIFISHDRYFIDNLATRIVELDNAKLTNFSGGYLSYLQAKAQMLANLMKENEALKKILKTEEQWLQKGVQARRKRNEGRKERLMQLREKVKSMPSLARSITQTLEKTLKELPKDSIKNTKKMLFELKDITLYIHDKPLLKNLNLRIMQQEKIAIVGKNGSGKSTLLHCLLHEDPLFLKAKGIHFQGEILRGDINIGYFDQHKKMLDSTKTLIETFCPNGGDRVSVRGKNIHVYGYLKSFLFPKEDLDKKIGMLSGGEQSRVALALLFSKQYDCLILDEPTNDLDIATMNILEDYLMQSECAIIFVSHDRYFTDKIAQRLLVLQNSMDSMQQNYIITHAKYSEFLDTQSELQEIYTLQNELKDSKGQDSIQTETKSNKTQEIPKNEAKPKKLSYKDQREYDSLEEDIERLEACIKDLEYKLGTPSEYEKYGIQTLSNELEEAKKALDYKWQRYEELSMKL; this is encoded by the coding sequence ATGGCATTACTCTCACTCAATGAGATAAGTAAGCAATATGATACAAAGCTACTTTTAAAAGAAACGCATTTTAGTGTTGACACACATGAAAAAGTCGCAATAATAGGCAAAAATGGCTGTGGTAAAAGCACACTTTTACAAATCATAGAAGGAAAAATAGCACAAGATTCTGGACAAAGAATTGTAAAAAATGATATTGAGATTCTATCCCTGCCGCAACATATTAGCTTTAATCCCAATCATAGCGTAACAGAAGTACTTGAAAATAGCCTTTATAATCTCAAGCAATCACATAAAAGACTACAAGAAATCATGCAGCAAGAAGACTTTGCAAACAATGCCTTGCTATCAACAGAATATAATATGCTACATTCATACATTGATAGGCATGATGGCTGGGATTTGGATCTTAAAGTAAAAAATATTATGCACTCTTTTGGACTAGAATGCTTTGCTGATAGACTTGCTATAACGCTAAGTGGGGGCGAGCAAAAAAGGATTATGTTAGCAAGCATTCTTATTAAAAGTGCGGATATTATTATCCTTGATGAGCCGACAAACCACCTTGATGTAGATATGGTTGCTTTCTTAGAAAATTATTTGAAAAACATGCAAGCAAGTATTATTTTTATCAGTCATGATAGATATTTTATTGATAATCTTGCTACAAGGATTGTAGAGCTTGATAATGCTAAGCTTACAAATTTTAGCGGTGGTTACCTTTCATATCTTCAAGCAAAAGCACAAATGCTAGCAAATCTCATGAAAGAAAATGAAGCCTTAAAAAAGATTCTAAAAACAGAAGAGCAATGGCTACAAAAAGGCGTGCAAGCAAGAAGAAAAAGAAATGAAGGCAGAAAAGAGCGGCTAATGCAGTTGCGAGAAAAAGTAAAATCCATGCCAAGCCTTGCTAGAAGTATCACTCAAACACTTGAAAAAACACTCAAAGAATTGCCAAAAGATTCTATAAAAAACACAAAGAAAATGCTATTTGAATTAAAAGATATTACACTTTATATCCATGATAAGCCACTTCTTAAGAATCTTAATCTGCGTATTATGCAGCAAGAAAAAATCGCCATTGTAGGAAAAAATGGCAGCGGTAAAAGCACTTTGCTTCATTGTCTTTTGCATGAAGACCCCTTATTTCTAAAAGCAAAAGGCATTCATTTTCAAGGCGAGATATTAAGAGGCGATATAAATATTGGCTATTTTGACCAGCATAAAAAAATGCTAGATTCCACAAAAACACTCATTGAGACATTTTGCCCTAATGGCGGGGATAGAGTGAGTGTGCGTGGCAAAAATATACATGTGTATGGCTATCTCAAAAGTTTTTTATTTCCTAAGGAAGATTTAGATAAAAAGATAGGTATGCTTAGCGGTGGGGAGCAATCAAGGGTGGCACTTGCCCTATTGTTTTCAAAGCAGTATGACTGCCTTATCCTTGATGAACCTACAAATGACTTAGACATTGCGACAATGAATATTTTAGAAGATTATCTTATGCAAAGTGAATGTGCCATCATTTTTGTAAGCCATGATAGATATTTTACAGATAAAATCGCACAGCGACTTTTAGTCTTACAAAATTCTATGGATTCTATGCAGCAAAACTATATTATCACTCATGCGAAATATAGTGAGTTTTTAGACACACAAAGCGAGTTGCAAGAGATTTATACATTGCAAAATGAACTCAAAGATTCTAAAGGACAAGATTCTATACAGACTGAAACAAAATCTAATAAAACACAAGAGATTCCAAAAAATGAAGCAAAACCAAAAAAGCTAAGCTATAAAGACCAAAGGGAATATGATAGCTTAGAAGAAGATATAGAGAGACTTGAAGCATGTATTAAAGATTTAGAATATAAGCTAGGCACACCAAGTGAATACGAAAAATATGGAATCCAAACTTTAAGTAATGAATTAGAAGAAGCAAAAAAAGCCCTTGATTATAAATGGCAGAGATATGAAGAATTGAGTATGAAACTATAA
- a CDS encoding 50S ribosomal protein L11 methyltransferase, producing MNDNQLLPYTIKGKQLDSNMLSLDSKGQKLIWRTDKSQSEIESILQEIHIKIQEIAKSFDINTDEIMLYNLPLISSKKIMKTQRETQNLHSCHYDFKQSSYTPFIAKELLAQRNLKEKKGDFLNKKLIAHANKKLKKAQAKHLLFCKNSPKYTPKIPQITINANIFLCQNKDWITEYKQSIKPVICARFYIRPSWHEENRDYENLIIDPSLSFGSGHHATTAMCIDLLSKLDLSDKNMLDVGCGSGILSLVAAKLHANIYACDTDIEACNQSKKNFAINNLLYKEIWQGSLQSLKQFEVPKSYDVICANIVSSVLLLLKKDLIFYLKQDGILILSGILQEHEAKILEGFKELTLLEKKQIDEWLCFKFIKK from the coding sequence ATGAATGATAATCAGCTATTGCCATACACGATAAAAGGAAAACAGCTTGATAGTAATATGCTATCACTAGATTCTAAAGGACAAAAGCTTATCTGGCGGACAGATAAATCTCAAAGTGAGATAGAATCTATTTTGCAAGAAATACATATAAAAATACAAGAGATAGCAAAAAGTTTTGATATAAACACAGATGAGATAATGCTTTATAACCTACCACTTATTTCATCTAAAAAGATCATGAAAACACAGAGAGAAACACAGAATCTGCATTCATGCCATTATGATTTTAAACAATCTTCTTACACGCCTTTTATAGCCAAAGAGTTACTAGCCCAAAGGAATTTAAAAGAGAAAAAAGGCGATTTTCTTAATAAGAAACTTATAGCCCATGCAAATAAAAAGCTAAAAAAAGCACAAGCAAAGCATTTACTTTTTTGTAAAAATAGCCCAAAATATACCCCCAAGATTCCACAAATTACAATCAATGCAAATATTTTCTTATGTCAAAATAAAGACTGGATTACAGAATACAAGCAAAGTATAAAACCTGTTATATGCGCTAGATTCTATATCCGCCCAAGTTGGCATGAAGAAAATAGGGATTATGAGAATCTAATCATTGATCCATCACTTAGCTTTGGGAGCGGACACCATGCGACAACAGCTATGTGTATTGACTTGCTTAGCAAACTGGACTTAAGCGATAAAAACATGCTTGATGTAGGTTGTGGTAGTGGCATTTTATCGCTTGTTGCCGCAAAACTGCATGCAAATATATATGCGTGTGATACAGATATAGAAGCTTGCAATCAAAGTAAGAAAAACTTTGCGATAAACAACCTTTTATACAAAGAAATATGGCAGGGTAGCTTGCAGAGTTTAAAGCAATTTGAAGTGCCAAAAAGCTATGATGTAATATGTGCAAATATTGTTAGCTCTGTGCTTTTACTGCTTAAAAAAGATTTAATATTTTATCTCAAACAAGATGGAATCTTGATTTTATCTGGCATTTTACAAGAGCATGAAGCAAAAATACTTGAAGGTTTTAAAGAGCTAACCCTACTAGAAAAAAAGCAAATTGATGAATGGTTATGTTTCAAGTTTATAAAAAAATAA
- a CDS encoding PKD domain-containing protein has translation MPKTLISNSYQNVLSNANKPDLLKSYDMQQTTVNALKAIGEAPISDYTDEWKKVQIPDYNTDFDTTILEIYATKSVIAIDEVIGFHIVTSIELVEVEWDFGDGEVSSQKDNILKSFSKEGSYNVRLKALVEVENKDYVNDKDQDKFVLKEYFRDLEILVC, from the coding sequence TTGCCAAAAACATTAATCAGTAATAGCTATCAAAATGTCCTATCAAATGCAAATAAACCAGACTTGCTTAAAAGCTATGATATGCAGCAAACCACCGTGAATGCACTCAAAGCAATAGGTGAAGCTCCAATCAGTGATTATACAGATGAGTGGAAAAAGGTGCAAATACCTGACTACAATACAGACTTTGATACTACTATTTTAGAGATATATGCTACTAAAAGCGTGATAGCTATTGATGAAGTGATAGGATTTCATATTGTTACTTCCATAGAGTTAGTAGAAGTTGAATGGGATTTTGGTGATGGCGAAGTGAGTAGCCAAAAGGATAATATACTAAAGTCTTTTAGTAAAGAAGGCTCATATAATGTAAGATTGAAAGCCCTAGTAGAAGTTGAGAATAAAGACTATGTCAATGATAAAGACCAAGATAAGTTTGTGCTTAAAGAATACTTTAGGGATTTAGAGATATTGGTGTGTTAA
- the nusA gene encoding transcription termination factor NusA: MEKILDIVEMIASENGLPQDQVVLAIKDSMVKMAKKEINENANFVVIEDWSAKELRLVQKMIVCDDSSFSKDLESTHIPLNEARSLVENVNTGDELEYQINLEGMNRNAVNNIFHDITYQIQKLNEQEILKAFEKDIGHIVIGQVVHVDDEGNTSIEIGETRAILSLKNRIKGEKFKVGQPVRSILKSVRITKNGVKIELSRTTPKLLEELLMLEVPEIKDGEVSIYKIARIPGEKAKVALYTNNPKIDPIGSAVGARGVRINAVSKELHGENIDCIEYSSVPEIFVAKSLSPAQVISVKLQKADTEEEKPKAIVQIAKSQKSKAIGKAGVNIRLASMLTGYDFELQEVADKPSEQITTKDSTEKDEDKKLGLEALESLFKGNS, translated from the coding sequence GTGGAAAAGATTTTAGATATAGTTGAAATGATAGCGTCAGAAAATGGTTTGCCACAAGACCAAGTCGTATTAGCGATTAAAGATTCTATGGTAAAAATGGCAAAAAAAGAGATTAACGAGAATGCAAACTTTGTTGTTATAGAAGATTGGAGTGCAAAAGAATTGCGTCTAGTGCAAAAGATGATTGTATGCGATGATTCCTCTTTTAGCAAAGATTTAGAATCTACGCATATCCCTCTAAATGAAGCTAGAAGCCTTGTAGAGAATGTAAATACAGGTGATGAGCTTGAGTATCAAATCAATTTAGAGGGTATGAATCGCAATGCGGTAAATAATATATTCCATGATATTACCTATCAGATTCAAAAGCTAAACGAGCAAGAGATATTAAAAGCGTTTGAAAAAGATATAGGTCATATTGTAATCGGGCAGGTAGTGCATGTCGATGATGAGGGGAATACTTCCATAGAGATAGGTGAAACTCGTGCGATATTATCGCTTAAAAATCGCATTAAAGGTGAGAAGTTTAAAGTCGGGCAGCCAGTGCGATCTATCCTAAAATCTGTTAGAATCACAAAAAATGGTGTTAAAATCGAGCTTTCACGCACAACACCAAAGCTACTAGAAGAGCTACTCATGCTTGAAGTGCCAGAAATAAAAGATGGCGAAGTCTCAATCTATAAAATCGCACGCATACCCGGTGAAAAGGCAAAAGTAGCCCTTTATACAAATAATCCAAAGATTGATCCAATCGGCTCTGCTGTCGGTGCAAGAGGCGTGAGAATTAATGCTGTAAGCAAAGAATTACACGGCGAAAATATAGACTGCATTGAATACTCAAGTGTGCCAGAAATCTTTGTAGCAAAGTCTCTATCACCAGCCCAAGTTATTTCTGTGAAATTGCAGAAAGCAGATACAGAAGAAGAAAAGCCAAAGGCAATAGTGCAAATCGCAAAATCACAAAAGTCAAAAGCCATTGGTAAAGCAGGTGTGAATATCCGCCTTGCAAGTATGCTAACAGGCTATGACTTTGAGTTACAAGAAGTAGCTGATAAGCCTAGCGAGCAAATAACAACTAAAGATTCCACAGAAAAAGATGAAGACAAAAAGCTAGGACTAGAAGCATTAGAATCTCTTTTTAAAGGCAACTCATAA
- the ftsH gene encoding ATP-dependent zinc metalloprotease FtsH has protein sequence MANNDSNNGKPPISKNPVFIFIILGIVSIILYKSFSTDDSSIFGRLGGNSVSQTIEYSEFKQLIKSGQIQSVSIGQTMVKGVSKTINPTIYYTTKKVQDTTLVPLLDEHKVSYSGFSEQNFFTDLIGWLLPMFIFIGLWMLLTSRIQRNMGGGMFGLGNANKLINAERPNVRFDDMAGNKEAKEEVVEVVDFLKYPDRYAAVGAKIPKGVLLVGPPGTGKTLLAKAVAGEANVPFFSMSGSSFIEMFVGLGASRVRDLFEKAKKEAPSIIFIDEIDAIGKSRAAGSVVGGNDEREQTLNQLLAEMDGFGSNAPVIVLAATNRPEILDPALLRPGRFDRQVLVDAPDFKGRIEILKVHIKGVKLSRDVDLNEIAKFTAGLAGADLANIINEAALLAGRENKKEVSQKHFKEAMERTMIGLEKKSRRLSPKEKKIVAYHESGHALMGEVTKGAHRVNKVSIIPRGMGALGYTLHTPEENRHLEQKHEMLATIDVLLGGRGAEEVFLEEISNGASDDLRRATGILKNMAVYYGMTDVSGLMVLEDFTARNRFLGGGGGNSREYSNETAQKMDTFIQTKLEEHYTHVKQTLRDYRGAIETMAQELLEKEVIEGERVREIIAAYETEQNMESRLVPIEEH, from the coding sequence ATGGCAAATAATGATTCAAACAATGGCAAACCGCCAATATCAAAAAATCCTGTTTTTATTTTTATTATTCTTGGAATTGTATCAATCATTTTATATAAGTCTTTTTCTACTGATGATTCTAGTATTTTTGGTAGATTAGGTGGTAATAGCGTTAGTCAAACGATTGAATATTCAGAGTTTAAACAGCTTATTAAAAGCGGGCAGATTCAGAGTGTATCTATCGGTCAAACAATGGTAAAAGGTGTGAGTAAAACTATCAATCCCACTATCTATTACACAACAAAAAAAGTGCAAGATACAACGCTTGTGCCGCTTTTAGACGAACATAAGGTAAGCTATAGCGGATTTAGTGAGCAAAACTTTTTTACAGATTTAATCGGTTGGCTACTCCCTATGTTTATTTTCATAGGACTTTGGATGCTTTTAACAAGTCGCATACAACGCAATATGGGTGGCGGTATGTTTGGGTTAGGCAATGCAAACAAGTTGATTAATGCAGAACGACCAAATGTGCGATTTGATGATATGGCAGGTAACAAGGAAGCAAAAGAAGAGGTTGTAGAAGTCGTGGATTTCTTAAAATACCCTGATAGATATGCAGCAGTTGGAGCGAAGATTCCAAAGGGTGTATTACTTGTAGGACCTCCGGGGACTGGTAAAACCTTACTTGCAAAGGCTGTCGCAGGGGAAGCGAATGTCCCCTTTTTCTCAATGAGTGGTAGTAGCTTTATTGAAATGTTTGTGGGGCTTGGTGCAAGTCGTGTGCGTGATTTATTTGAAAAGGCAAAAAAGGAAGCCCCAAGTATTATCTTTATCGATGAGATTGATGCGATAGGAAAAAGCCGTGCGGCAGGGTCTGTTGTCGGTGGCAATGATGAAAGAGAGCAGACACTAAATCAGCTTTTAGCAGAAATGGATGGATTTGGCAGTAATGCACCCGTTATTGTTTTAGCCGCTACAAACAGACCTGAAATCCTTGATCCAGCACTTCTTAGACCGGGCAGATTTGATAGACAAGTATTAGTTGATGCACCGGACTTTAAAGGGCGTATTGAGATTCTAAAAGTGCATATTAAAGGTGTGAAATTAAGTAGAGATGTGGATTTAAATGAAATCGCGAAATTTACGGCTGGTTTAGCAGGTGCTGATTTGGCAAATATTATTAATGAAGCAGCACTACTTGCAGGTAGAGAGAATAAAAAAGAAGTCTCACAAAAGCATTTCAAAGAAGCGATGGAACGAACTATGATAGGCTTAGAGAAGAAATCCCGCAGACTTTCACCAAAAGAGAAAAAGATAGTCGCTTATCATGAAAGCGGACATGCTTTAATGGGTGAGGTTACAAAAGGGGCACATAGGGTAAATAAAGTCTCTATTATCCCGCGTGGCATGGGTGCGTTGGGCTATACGCTACACACACCTGAAGAAAATCGCCATTTAGAACAAAAGCATGAAATGTTAGCAACCATTGATGTATTGCTTGGTGGTAGGGGCGCTGAAGAAGTCTTTTTAGAAGAAATATCAAATGGTGCTTCTGATGATTTACGCCGTGCGACAGGCATTCTTAAAAACATGGCAGTATATTATGGTATGACTGATGTTTCTGGGCTTATGGTGCTTGAAGACTTTACTGCTAGAAATAGATTCCTTGGCGGTGGCGGTGGTAACTCAAGAGAATATAGCAACGAAACCGCACAAAAAATGGATACCTTTATCCAAACAAAGCTAGAAGAGCATTACACACATGTCAAACAAACTTTACGCGATTATCGCGGTGCTATTGAGACTATGGCACAAGAGCTACTTGAAAAAGAGGTGATTGAAGGCGAAAGAGTGCGAGAAATAATTGCTGCTTATGAAACAGAACAAAATATGGAAAGCCGACTTGTGCCAATTGAGGAGCATTAA
- a CDS encoding DedA family protein has translation MQNEALDILKDYNNLENFGYLILFFYSMGGGYIAILTAAALSSVGTLDLTFSIIVAICGNALGSSLFALFARTQQAEVRRMFGKHRRKIACMYLMTKKYDWGLFIVSKYLHGIRSFVPLAVGISQYNLTKFVFINCIGAVIWGISLGIAGYYASGFLFDIIKMLLAYPYALPAVFVGIFIFIASLLFIKKKIQSSRILQE, from the coding sequence ATGCAAAATGAAGCACTAGATATATTAAAAGATTATAACAATCTGGAAAATTTTGGCTATTTAATACTCTTTTTCTATTCTATGGGTGGGGGCTATATTGCCATACTTACAGCAGCAGCCTTATCGAGTGTAGGCACACTTGATTTAACTTTTAGCATAATTGTAGCAATTTGTGGTAACGCACTTGGTAGCTCTTTGTTTGCTTTATTTGCAAGGACACAACAAGCAGAGGTAAGAAGAATGTTTGGCAAACATAGGCGAAAAATCGCTTGTATGTATCTTATGACAAAAAAGTATGATTGGGGCTTATTTATTGTAAGCAAATATTTACATGGAATCCGCTCTTTTGTGCCACTTGCAGTTGGCATTAGTCAGTATAATTTGACAAAATTTGTATTTATTAATTGCATTGGGGCAGTCATTTGGGGTATTTCTTTGGGTATTGCTGGATATTATGCAAGTGGATTTTTATTTGATATTATCAAAATGTTATTGGCATATCCGTATGCGCTGCCGGCTGTATTTGTGGGGATTTTTATTTTTATCGCATCTTTATTATTTATTAAAAAGAAGATTCAATCTAGCAGGATATTACAAGAATAA